A genomic segment from Streptomyces sp. NBC_01233 encodes:
- a CDS encoding phosphotransferase enzyme family protein — MEEMNWEDEMTAEVLADRYGIEAESVEQVPMGTDTVNWRVVTSSGQRLYAKEYPATADLEAARAAWDMSEFCRAARLPVPRVWPDRAGNLLSLTDGRPWALVDEAPGSVATSAMTVARAEHVGMVLGRMHRVLAAYPLPRLRQHARWRTGSIQGALARCDTVLDAARDQQRENLGALRSQIAQRREDLHAHANRLRAALPEELVEQALHGDFTRTNQLVLGDAVTAVIDFRAARALPAWELGRASCDPRTIASSEPWADCILAMVAAYRSERAICDLMFVSMSPDRVTVGAPGRSTSTPLRPTRLGVYVRATLSGAKVAGIGSPPPPGGPPTSPWTAPTRCHSASTSAAAPSTCWLTANRWRASAAAWHRGGRTGRCTSPSPTPT, encoded by the coding sequence ATGGAGGAGATGAACTGGGAGGACGAGATGACAGCCGAGGTGCTGGCCGACCGGTACGGCATCGAGGCCGAGTCCGTCGAGCAAGTGCCGATGGGCACCGACACCGTCAACTGGCGCGTGGTGACATCCAGCGGCCAGCGGCTCTACGCCAAGGAGTACCCGGCGACGGCCGATCTGGAAGCGGCCCGCGCGGCATGGGATATGTCGGAGTTCTGCCGGGCCGCGCGGCTGCCGGTACCGCGGGTATGGCCAGACCGGGCAGGCAACCTGCTCAGCCTGACCGACGGCAGGCCATGGGCATTGGTCGACGAGGCACCCGGGTCGGTCGCCACCTCCGCGATGACGGTGGCCCGCGCGGAGCACGTCGGCATGGTTCTGGGACGGATGCATCGGGTCCTGGCCGCCTACCCTCTCCCCCGGCTCCGCCAGCACGCGCGGTGGCGTACCGGGTCCATCCAGGGCGCACTGGCTAGGTGCGACACGGTCCTGGACGCGGCCCGCGACCAGCAGCGCGAGAATCTCGGAGCGCTACGCAGTCAGATCGCCCAGCGACGCGAGGACCTGCACGCCCATGCCAACCGGCTGAGGGCCGCTCTGCCTGAGGAGCTGGTCGAGCAGGCTCTGCACGGGGACTTCACCCGCACCAATCAGCTGGTCCTGGGCGATGCCGTAACCGCCGTCATCGACTTCCGCGCGGCCAGAGCACTGCCGGCCTGGGAGCTCGGGCGTGCCTCATGCGACCCACGCACCATTGCCAGCTCCGAGCCATGGGCTGACTGCATCCTGGCGATGGTCGCCGCCTACCGTTCTGAGAGGGCGATATGTGACTTGATGTTCGTTTCTATGTCGCCTGATCGTGTGACTGTGGGGGCTCCCGGCCGATCGACGAGTACGCCTCTCAGGCCGACGCGGCTGGGCGTCTACGTGCGCGCCACCCTGAGCGGCGCCAAGGTCGCCGGTATCGGCAGCCCCCCGCCGCCGGGTGGACCACCTACTTCGCCGTGGACAGCGCCGACGAGGTGTCACAGCGCGTCCACGAGTGCGGCGGCACCGTCGACCTGCTGGTTGACGGCGAACCGGTGGCGGGCATCCGCTGCGGCATGGCACCGGGGTGGCCGCACTGGCAGGTGCACTTCGCCGTCACCGACGCCGACCTGA
- a CDS encoding aminoglycoside phosphotransferase family protein → MTDIPARIEDLITTVAGTFELVAEHSWPGPDRPRVWEVRGSDGQRRFVKRHAGPKGHRREVEAYQRWTHWLGAGRAPTLVAADTDALAIVITPVAGRSVRSHPLDGKEELEAYQQAGYLLALLHSAPTGTASHSAEGEGEDEWSAAVEKMLNHAALYLPADVGVMLRDLTRERPGELPAHVSHADYQPRNWLWDSTTRTLRLIDFERTCVEPSVKRDLPRLELRILASRPNVRAAFYDGFGRDLTPAEQHACMAYGAQDAVSALQWGLEHRDVETVDAAHTMLENLRAHYNHGRMYSSSRGR, encoded by the coding sequence ATGACCGACATCCCCGCGAGGATCGAAGACCTGATCACCACGGTGGCCGGCACCTTCGAGCTCGTCGCCGAGCATTCATGGCCGGGCCCCGACCGCCCCCGAGTCTGGGAAGTACGCGGCAGTGACGGCCAGCGGCGGTTCGTGAAGAGGCATGCCGGCCCGAAGGGCCACCGCCGCGAGGTTGAGGCCTACCAGCGGTGGACCCACTGGCTCGGTGCTGGGCGCGCTCCCACGCTGGTCGCGGCCGACACCGATGCGCTAGCCATCGTGATCACGCCGGTCGCCGGACGCAGCGTCCGCAGCCACCCTCTGGACGGCAAGGAGGAGCTGGAGGCATACCAGCAGGCCGGCTACTTGCTAGCGCTGCTCCACTCCGCTCCAACCGGCACAGCCTCGCACTCGGCCGAGGGCGAGGGCGAGGACGAGTGGTCGGCGGCCGTGGAGAAGATGCTCAACCACGCCGCGCTGTACCTGCCGGCCGATGTCGGCGTGATGCTGCGCGACCTCACCCGGGAGCGCCCCGGCGAGCTGCCTGCGCACGTGTCCCACGCCGACTACCAGCCCAGGAACTGGCTGTGGGACAGCACCACCCGAACCTTGCGACTGATCGACTTCGAGCGGACCTGCGTCGAACCCTCCGTGAAGCGCGATCTCCCCCGCCTCGAACTGCGCATCCTCGCCTCCCGTCCCAATGTCCGCGCCGCCTTCTATGACGGCTTCGGGCGCGACCTCACTCCGGCCGAACAGCACGCATGTATGGCCTACGGCGCCCAGGACGCCGTGAGCGCCCTGCAGTGGGGTCTGGAACACCGGGACGTGGAAACCGTCGACGCGGCCCACACCATGCTCGAAAACCTCCGGGCCCACTACAACCACGGCCGCATGTACTCCTCGTCCAGGGGGCGGTGA
- a CDS encoding LuxR C-terminal-related transcriptional regulator yields MPTRPATAASHPTPAQVKIAGTLAQGMSTAKAAAELGLSEGTVAIQMSHGNRRAGVRHRHALVHACYVTEQLPRPEPTAPPPGGVDDIETKILWSLALDGTYAEIAEHCGLSHTGMKKRIRALRARWGAEHDPHLITLGWMFGVIDASHGTGGHQVT; encoded by the coding sequence ATGCCCACACGGCCCGCCACGGCCGCCTCACATCCGACCCCGGCGCAAGTGAAGATCGCTGGAACCCTCGCCCAGGGCATGAGCACCGCCAAGGCGGCTGCCGAACTCGGCCTGTCCGAAGGCACCGTCGCGATCCAGATGTCGCACGGGAACCGGCGGGCCGGAGTACGCCACCGTCATGCCCTGGTCCACGCGTGCTACGTCACCGAGCAGCTGCCCCGGCCGGAGCCGACAGCACCACCGCCCGGCGGCGTCGACGACATCGAGACCAAGATCCTCTGGTCGCTCGCCCTGGACGGCACGTACGCCGAGATCGCAGAGCACTGCGGCCTCTCCCACACCGGGATGAAGAAACGGATCCGAGCGCTGCGGGCGCGCTGGGGCGCCGAGCACGACCCGCATCTGATCACCCTCGGCTGGATGTTCGGCGTAATCGACGCCTCCCACGGAACCGGCGGCCACCAGGTCACATAA
- a CDS encoding glutamine synthetase family protein, with amino-acid sequence MTALSTQTGATPRPSSPSQRDADTASTALWRPARAFSVDELRKAVAAGVIDTVLLAVPDLQGRLKGKRYGARHFLDRVLDGGAEMCAYLLATDVDMTPADGFALTSWASGYEDMTVVPDPSTLRILPWMPRTALVLGNAIGLGEEPIEVAPREILRHQLTRLAAHGLHAQAGLETEFLLYRGTYTPTAGIGPGGLMPVTEENLDYALDHAPDTDRLFRRLQGSLSKAGMPVEAIKTEGAPGQVEVTFPYGAALPACDNHLVFKHAVRTLAGRSAMTATFMASPQTGIASGLHLHVSLTRSGNAMLSDAAGRLSEPGEQAIAGLLTALPGLAPLYAPNVNSYKRYVPGSFAPTRMTWGWDNRTCAVRLTGHGSGLHLEIRVPGADANPYLALSAALASIIHGIERQLTPPAPCTANAYEATDAALLPLTLDQARSAFRHSPIAQEAFGKEVVEHYAHLAQLELDHHRGIVTDAEQARWFTRA; translated from the coding sequence ATGACCGCTCTGTCCACCCAGACCGGAGCCACGCCGCGCCCGAGCAGCCCGTCGCAGCGTGATGCCGATACTGCCTCGACCGCCCTGTGGCGGCCGGCGCGGGCGTTCAGCGTCGACGAGCTGCGCAAGGCCGTCGCAGCTGGCGTGATCGACACCGTCCTCCTGGCCGTGCCGGACCTGCAGGGCCGCCTGAAGGGCAAACGGTACGGGGCGCGGCACTTCCTCGACCGGGTACTCGACGGCGGTGCGGAGATGTGCGCCTACCTCCTGGCCACCGACGTCGACATGACGCCCGCCGACGGATTCGCCCTCACCTCCTGGGCGAGCGGGTACGAGGACATGACGGTCGTGCCGGACCCCTCGACGTTGCGAATCCTGCCGTGGATGCCGCGCACCGCGCTCGTCCTCGGCAACGCGATCGGCCTGGGTGAGGAGCCCATCGAGGTTGCGCCGCGCGAGATTCTGCGTCACCAGCTGACCCGGCTGGCCGCCCACGGGCTGCACGCCCAGGCCGGCCTGGAGACCGAGTTCTTGCTCTACCGCGGTACCTACACCCCGACCGCCGGCATCGGCCCGGGCGGACTCATGCCGGTGACCGAGGAGAACCTGGACTACGCCCTCGACCACGCGCCGGACACCGACCGGCTCTTCCGGCGGCTCCAGGGCTCACTGTCCAAGGCGGGCATGCCCGTCGAGGCGATCAAGACCGAGGGCGCCCCGGGCCAGGTGGAGGTCACCTTCCCCTACGGCGCCGCGCTGCCCGCATGCGACAACCACCTCGTCTTCAAGCACGCCGTGCGCACCCTCGCAGGACGGTCCGCCATGACGGCCACGTTTATGGCCTCGCCCCAGACCGGCATCGCCAGCGGACTCCACCTGCACGTCTCCCTCACCCGCAGCGGCAATGCCATGCTCTCCGATGCGGCCGGACGGCTGTCCGAGCCCGGCGAGCAGGCAATCGCCGGGCTGCTGACGGCGCTGCCGGGGCTCGCTCCGCTGTACGCGCCGAACGTCAATTCCTATAAGCGGTACGTGCCCGGCTCCTTCGCCCCCACTCGCATGACGTGGGGGTGGGACAACCGCACGTGCGCCGTGCGGCTCACCGGCCACGGCTCGGGCCTGCACCTGGAGATCCGCGTGCCGGGGGCGGACGCGAACCCGTACCTGGCTCTCTCCGCCGCGCTCGCTTCGATCATCCACGGCATCGAGCGGCAGCTCACCCCGCCGGCACCCTGCACGGCCAACGCCTACGAGGCCACCGACGCGGCTCTCCTGCCCCTCACCCTCGATCAGGCGCGCTCCGCGTTCCGGCACAGCCCCATCGCCCAGGAGGCGTTCGGGAAAGAGGTGGTCGAGCACTACGCCCACCTCGCGCAGCTCGAACTCGACCACCACCGCGGCATCGTCACCGACGCAGAACAGGCCCGCTGGTTCACCCGCGCCTGA
- a CDS encoding amino acid permease produces the protein MLRTRPTRPAPGAQADDAFLRELGYEPVLARRMGPFGNFAISFSVISVLSGCMTLYGFGLATGGPAVMLWGWVGVGAMVMLVGAGLAEVTSAYPTSGALYYQAEQLGGRKWGWYTGWLNLLGLLGAIAGIDYGAALFTGAFLNLQFGFVPTPGKIMAIYFCILALHATLNLFGVRLVSILNSISVWWHLGGVAVIVGALAIVPSHHQSPSFVFGEFVNNTGWSGSLYVVLIGLLLAQYTFSGYDASAHLSEETTNAQISASRGIMRAIGWSWLAGFVLLAGLTFAIQDYAATQASATGVPPAQIFLDALGVAGAKALLLVVIVAQLFCGNAETAAASRMVFAFSRDGALPGSRLWRHVDARTGTPTRAVWLSVAVAAVLALPSLYSPTAYAAVTAINVIGITPAYAIPIYLRIRNRHRFQPGPWNLGRWGVPVGIVAVAWVVFVTVLFCLPQSRPESGLVSVTTFNYAPIALLVVLALATVWWRVAGRDYKVPTAAADAGSGMARIQEEVV, from the coding sequence GTGTTACGAACACGCCCGACTCGCCCCGCGCCGGGAGCCCAGGCAGATGATGCGTTCCTTCGGGAACTGGGCTACGAGCCGGTGCTGGCCCGCCGCATGGGACCGTTCGGCAACTTCGCCATCAGCTTCTCGGTGATCTCCGTGCTGAGCGGCTGCATGACCCTGTACGGCTTCGGGCTCGCGACCGGGGGCCCCGCCGTGATGCTGTGGGGCTGGGTCGGCGTCGGCGCCATGGTGATGCTCGTGGGAGCCGGCCTCGCTGAGGTCACCTCCGCGTACCCCACCTCGGGAGCCCTCTACTACCAGGCCGAGCAGCTCGGCGGCCGCAAGTGGGGCTGGTACACCGGCTGGCTCAACCTGCTGGGCCTGCTCGGTGCGATCGCCGGCATCGACTACGGTGCCGCGCTGTTCACCGGCGCCTTCCTGAACCTGCAGTTCGGGTTCGTCCCGACGCCGGGCAAGATCATGGCGATCTACTTCTGCATCCTCGCACTGCACGCCACCCTCAACCTCTTCGGTGTCCGGCTGGTGAGCATCTTGAACTCGATCAGCGTGTGGTGGCACCTGGGCGGGGTCGCCGTGATCGTCGGCGCGCTGGCGATCGTGCCGTCGCACCACCAGTCGCCGTCCTTCGTCTTCGGGGAGTTCGTCAACAACACCGGCTGGTCCGGTTCGCTGTACGTGGTGCTGATCGGGCTGTTGCTCGCCCAGTACACCTTCAGCGGGTACGACGCCTCCGCGCACCTGTCGGAGGAGACCACCAACGCCCAGATCTCTGCCTCCCGCGGAATCATGCGGGCGATCGGCTGGTCGTGGCTCGCGGGGTTCGTGCTGCTGGCCGGACTGACCTTCGCCATCCAGGACTACGCCGCCACCCAGGCCAGCGCCACCGGGGTGCCGCCGGCGCAGATCTTCCTCGACGCCCTTGGCGTCGCCGGCGCGAAGGCCCTGCTGCTGGTGGTGATCGTCGCGCAGCTGTTCTGCGGCAACGCCGAGACGGCCGCCGCCAGCCGTATGGTGTTCGCCTTCTCCCGGGACGGCGCCCTTCCCGGATCGCGGCTGTGGCGTCACGTCGACGCCCGTACCGGCACCCCGACCCGCGCGGTGTGGCTGTCGGTCGCGGTGGCCGCGGTCCTGGCGCTGCCATCGCTGTACAGCCCGACCGCGTACGCCGCCGTCACCGCGATCAACGTCATCGGGATCACTCCCGCCTACGCCATCCCGATCTATCTGCGGATCCGCAACCGCCACCGCTTCCAGCCCGGCCCCTGGAACCTGGGCCGGTGGGGTGTGCCCGTCGGCATAGTCGCCGTGGCCTGGGTGGTCTTCGTGACCGTGCTGTTCTGCCTCCCCCAGTCCCGGCCCGAGTCCGGTCTCGTCTCCGTGACCACGTTCAACTACGCACCCATCGCCCTGCTGGTCGTCCTCGCCCTGGCCACCGTGTGGTGGCGTGTTGCGGGACGGGACTACAAGGTGCCGACCGCGGCAGCCGACGCGGGCTCGGGCATGGCCAGGATCCAGGAAGAGGTCGTGTGA
- a CDS encoding helix-turn-helix transcriptional regulator produces the protein MIRQRGSLRQEDMAQLTGLSQAFLSMLESGSRRLTNIDKIIEFVAGIGAPAELVQLPLPRSAGRPLQQPADQSAGDLDPTLPWTADRMVAALDHAVGGDVIDRRQFLTVSGIALTAFVHHWGTAEAEPLQRAAEGSQLAPELLDNLQATTDHLRIMDASAGSGTLTELGDAHLELLKRLLQKASYTEDIGRRLAAIVADTATQTGWFAFDSGRHDHAQSYLLAALRAAKVSGDDRLGAGALSYLAIHGYSTGQPRTAVTAARAAREKIRPLGTPALEAMLLTRQARGHAKLGERQAALIALGEAAELCARGRSEFDPHWLYWINEGEIHGQSGSAYLDLDDAPHAAVSFTEARKALNPADQRTNALFLSRAASAYLRKGELEAGCATAHQALDLAEQLQSARLNEHIDGMVGELAPVRRSPYARELIDRAALVTGARS, from the coding sequence TTGATCAGGCAGCGAGGCTCGCTGCGCCAGGAGGACATGGCCCAGCTCACGGGACTGAGCCAGGCGTTCTTGTCCATGCTGGAGTCGGGCAGCCGCCGCCTCACCAACATCGACAAGATCATCGAATTCGTCGCAGGCATTGGCGCACCCGCCGAGCTCGTCCAGCTCCCGCTCCCACGGTCAGCGGGCAGACCGCTTCAACAGCCTGCGGACCAGTCGGCCGGAGATCTCGACCCAACCCTGCCCTGGACCGCGGACCGTATGGTGGCGGCACTGGACCATGCGGTTGGAGGCGACGTGATTGACCGCCGGCAATTCCTCACGGTGAGCGGCATCGCGCTCACCGCCTTCGTCCACCACTGGGGCACCGCCGAGGCAGAGCCCCTTCAACGCGCCGCGGAGGGAAGCCAGCTCGCCCCGGAACTGCTGGACAACCTGCAGGCGACCACCGACCACCTGCGCATCATGGATGCCAGCGCCGGCAGCGGCACCCTCACCGAGCTCGGCGACGCGCACCTCGAACTCCTCAAACGCCTGCTGCAGAAGGCGTCATACACCGAGGACATCGGCCGCCGCCTGGCCGCCATCGTCGCCGACACCGCTACCCAGACCGGCTGGTTCGCCTTCGACTCCGGGCGCCACGACCACGCCCAGAGCTACCTGCTCGCCGCACTCCGCGCGGCCAAGGTCTCCGGCGACGACCGCCTGGGCGCCGGCGCCCTGTCCTACCTGGCCATCCACGGCTACTCCACCGGACAGCCACGTACCGCGGTTACTGCGGCACGAGCCGCCCGCGAGAAGATCAGGCCCCTGGGCACCCCCGCCCTGGAGGCGATGCTGCTGACCCGGCAGGCACGCGGGCACGCCAAGCTCGGCGAACGGCAGGCAGCACTCATCGCGCTCGGCGAGGCCGCCGAACTCTGCGCCCGGGGGCGTTCCGAGTTCGACCCCCACTGGCTGTACTGGATCAACGAAGGCGAGATCCACGGCCAGTCCGGCAGCGCCTATCTCGACCTGGACGATGCGCCCCACGCCGCCGTCAGCTTCACCGAGGCACGAAAGGCCCTCAACCCGGCAGACCAGCGCACCAACGCCCTGTTCCTCTCCCGCGCGGCGTCCGCCTACCTCCGGAAGGGCGAGCTCGAAGCAGGCTGCGCCACGGCACACCAGGCGCTCGACCTTGCCGAACAGCTCCAATCGGCCCGCCTCAACGAGCACATCGACGGCATGGTCGGCGAGCTCGCCCCGGTCCGGCGGAGCCCGTACGCTCGGGAGCTGATCGACCGTGCCGCACTCGTGACAGGTGCAAGGAGCTGA
- a CDS encoding HAD family hydrolase, which produces MTQAQQVLVLWDIDRTLLYVGDIDRQVYRETFAAVVGRPAEHLPARGTGITMPLAIRSLLIDNGVPEAEVDGLLPRMVDLLPVHLATHAEDLRTQGVLMPGAAAALRAVHDHPGLIATAVTGNLKPNAVLKLAAFDLDGLLDTEIGGFASDDHHRPALVAIAQKRAQAKYGTVFTHSNTVIIGDSLEDVRTGLEGGAPVIGIASGKTTAGELTEAGADLVLDSLADVARVLEGIAALTTTSGQP; this is translated from the coding sequence GTGACCCAGGCCCAGCAGGTCCTCGTGCTGTGGGACATCGACCGCACACTGCTGTACGTCGGAGACATCGACCGACAGGTCTACCGCGAGACCTTCGCCGCGGTCGTCGGCCGTCCCGCCGAACACCTGCCGGCCCGCGGCACCGGCATCACCATGCCGCTGGCGATCCGATCGCTCCTGATCGACAACGGAGTTCCGGAAGCCGAAGTCGACGGTCTGCTGCCGCGCATGGTGGATCTCCTGCCGGTCCACCTCGCCACACATGCAGAGGACCTGCGTACACAGGGCGTCCTCATGCCGGGAGCCGCCGCCGCGCTGCGCGCGGTGCACGACCATCCCGGCTTGATTGCGACCGCCGTCACCGGGAACCTCAAGCCGAACGCCGTGCTCAAGCTCGCAGCCTTCGACCTCGACGGCCTCCTCGACACCGAGATCGGCGGATTCGCCTCCGACGACCACCACCGGCCCGCGCTCGTCGCCATCGCCCAGAAGCGCGCCCAGGCCAAGTACGGCACGGTCTTCACCCACTCGAACACAGTGATCATCGGGGACTCGCTGGAGGATGTTCGAACAGGCCTTGAGGGCGGCGCCCCCGTCATCGGTATCGCATCTGGCAAGACCACGGCCGGCGAACTTACCGAGGCCGGCGCCGACCTCGTACTCGACTCCCTCGCAGATGTGGCACGGGTTCTGGAGGGCATCGCCGCGCTGACGACGACGAGCGGGCAGCCTTAA
- a CDS encoding GNAT family N-acetyltransferase has translation MNINSTEVSPSATVQVRRFRSDDSVEQLTLLLHRAYADHAAAGRVFFASYQNSQDTQHRLSKGECWVAMNGNALVGTVTVSAPHITPAGYPAPAGGGSFWQLAVEPSQRGTGLGQRLLALAESRIAVLGSTQVVIDTSSQATDLVDWYRRRGYAPIGTWRWDVTNYDSIVLMKNLPTTTSS, from the coding sequence ATGAACATCAACTCGACGGAAGTGAGTCCGTCTGCAACCGTGCAAGTCAGGCGTTTCCGCAGCGATGATTCGGTAGAGCAGCTGACTCTCCTGCTCCATCGCGCCTACGCAGACCACGCCGCTGCCGGGCGGGTCTTCTTCGCCTCCTACCAAAATTCGCAGGACACACAGCACCGCCTGAGCAAAGGCGAGTGCTGGGTCGCGATGAACGGGAACGCACTGGTCGGCACCGTCACCGTGTCAGCCCCTCACATCACTCCGGCTGGATATCCCGCGCCCGCAGGAGGGGGCTCGTTCTGGCAACTGGCTGTCGAGCCATCACAAAGAGGCACTGGGCTCGGACAGCGACTGCTGGCCTTGGCAGAGTCACGTATCGCTGTTCTCGGATCGACACAGGTCGTCATCGATACCTCTTCGCAGGCAACAGACCTCGTCGACTGGTACCGCCGGCGCGGCTACGCGCCGATCGGCACCTGGCGGTGGGACGTCACCAATTACGACAGCATCGTCCTCATGAAGAACCTCCCGACGACAACTTCTTCGTGA
- a CDS encoding SAM-dependent methyltransferase yields MAQSLEIKPIGIVVGGRTEPTDDHWGGPAIIRLDPGFPTDVVKGLKEFSHLVVVWHFHKASPADVALHARSPRNNPDWPPTGTFVHRNHRRPNQLAQSFPRLVKVDGLDLHVADLDAIAGTPVYDVAPYFQEMGPRGEVREPSWPAEMLADYWD; encoded by the coding sequence ATGGCACAGTCGCTGGAGATCAAGCCGATCGGCATCGTAGTCGGAGGCCGGACCGAACCTACGGACGATCACTGGGGCGGTCCCGCGATCATCCGACTGGATCCGGGTTTTCCCACCGACGTAGTCAAGGGCCTGAAGGAATTCTCTCATCTGGTCGTCGTGTGGCATTTCCACAAGGCATCCCCGGCCGATGTCGCTCTCCACGCACGAAGCCCCCGCAACAACCCGGACTGGCCGCCTACTGGAACCTTCGTCCACCGCAATCACCGTCGACCGAACCAGCTGGCGCAGTCCTTCCCCCGCCTCGTGAAGGTCGATGGCCTGGACCTTCACGTCGCAGACCTCGATGCGATCGCCGGCACACCCGTCTACGACGTCGCGCCCTACTTCCAGGAGATGGGACCGCGGGGAGAGGTCCGGGAGCCGAGCTGGCCGGCCGAGATGCTGGCGGACTACTGGGACTGA
- a CDS encoding NUDIX hydrolase, with protein sequence MGRTEYYNDPAAPKANTLIPASNLLVVDDSGAILLQRRRDTGQWALPGGAQDIGETAAQCAVRECLEETGIEAEITGFLGVYTNPRHIVAYSDGEIRQQYENTYIGRPVSGEPTINDEADGVRFIQPADLDQYDIHASMRQQISDYLAGTFPYLG encoded by the coding sequence GTGGGCAGGACTGAGTACTACAACGACCCCGCCGCACCCAAGGCGAACACCCTCATCCCCGCCAGCAACCTGCTCGTCGTCGACGACAGCGGTGCCATCCTGCTGCAGCGTCGCCGCGACACCGGCCAGTGGGCCTTGCCCGGCGGAGCCCAGGACATCGGCGAGACCGCAGCCCAGTGCGCTGTGCGTGAATGCCTGGAGGAGACCGGCATCGAAGCCGAGATCACCGGCTTCCTCGGGGTCTACACCAACCCCCGCCACATCGTCGCCTACTCCGACGGCGAGATCCGCCAGCAGTACGAGAACACCTACATCGGCCGCCCGGTCAGCGGTGAGCCCACCATCAACGACGAGGCTGACGGCGTCCGCTTCATCCAGCCCGCCGACCTCGACCAGTACGACATCCACGCCAGCATGCGCCAGCAGATCAGTGACTACCTGGCCGGCACCTTCCCCTACCTCGGCTGA
- a CDS encoding GNAT family N-acetyltransferase, whose protein sequence is MRPGQWHITEDLDGFLDQAREFLQSRPALHTLPLTVTESMRKHGADAYGAEAPIFGWLERGGEVRAAFFRTPPRRLVLTPLTTEEAETLAAHLASLGHSLPGVSADHDTATAFAEAWQRHMGATPLLHERQRLYRLGALRPPEPLPEGQGRVAGEQDREQLMLWYDEFVEAIGEVASSDASSWADARIAYGRVRLWQTSDGTPVSMAGVTPMVAGQVRVAPVYTPAHLRGRGYAGAATVEVSRAALAAGATEVVLFADLANPTSNGLYQRIGYRSVADFALYDFSCSEPAAG, encoded by the coding sequence ATGCGTCCAGGGCAATGGCACATCACCGAAGATCTTGACGGCTTCCTCGACCAAGCCAGAGAGTTCCTACAGTCACGCCCCGCACTGCACACCCTTCCGCTGACGGTGACCGAGTCCATGCGTAAGCATGGGGCGGACGCGTATGGTGCCGAGGCCCCCATCTTCGGCTGGCTGGAGCGGGGAGGCGAGGTCCGCGCGGCCTTCTTCCGCACCCCACCCCGCCGCCTAGTCCTCACCCCGCTCACCACCGAGGAGGCCGAGACCCTCGCCGCTCATCTCGCCAGCCTCGGTCACTCTCTTCCCGGGGTCAGCGCGGACCACGACACTGCCACTGCCTTCGCCGAGGCTTGGCAGCGGCACATGGGTGCGACGCCGCTGCTCCACGAGCGGCAGCGTCTGTACAGGCTCGGTGCTCTTAGGCCACCGGAGCCGCTCCCCGAGGGCCAGGGGCGAGTCGCGGGCGAGCAGGACCGTGAGCAACTCATGCTCTGGTACGACGAGTTCGTCGAAGCCATTGGCGAAGTTGCCTCCTCGGACGCGAGCTCTTGGGCCGACGCGCGCATCGCCTACGGGCGGGTCAGGCTCTGGCAGACCTCGGACGGTACCCCCGTGTCTATGGCGGGCGTGACCCCGATGGTCGCTGGCCAGGTCAGAGTGGCCCCTGTCTACACCCCGGCCCACCTACGCGGCCGCGGTTACGCGGGAGCAGCGACGGTCGAAGTGAGCCGGGCCGCGCTGGCCGCGGGTGCCACAGAGGTCGTACTTTTCGCGGACCTGGCCAACCCCACCAGCAACGGCCTTTACCAACGGATCGGGTACCGCTCGGTAGCCGACTTCGCACTGTACGACTTCTCGTGTAGTGAGCCAGCAGCAGGGTGA